One window of Candidatus Nitrospira kreftii genomic DNA carries:
- a CDS encoding putative Outer membrane efflux protein, translating to MIALVLALVTLLPMTALAEPVIDSRAVQAQSTRTAPLTIDEVLARIELTHPLLQATGAERTKARAKILKALAAWEPTFHNILEAERYETWNLTTAPAPGLSCDPANPLCEPLQPQRLMAGFNDSKIEVGHPYGFKVHGGIRQGFGDRGTLILSAIPDMQGFDRMQQFIFGGSIQLLRGLMINEEYAEFQQAELAGPQAEVKVAQKRQDLYLAGAVQYWDWQVAVKQAEIVKRALAVAEERAVQVEGLAKGGKVAPLDVIEVNQEVQKRREAAIAAQRKVEYEQYKLSLFLWEQNEPVTPRSEWAPEFQGETPLPTNDEVAAYKVEAKEDRPEVRDLYIEAKMNNIDIKLAKNKLLPKLNLDGGPADAATDWIVGVGYTMGIHFEVPLFQREGRGKVMGAEVFQQQLALKQQYAEQQVNLDVDNWLSAIVRARDRVKVSTEALRLAKTLEEGERKRFNMGATTVLFVNLRERNVVESAYQLYRAQADYAVARGGMLWARGVLAKPWPTESLAKYGNPMTAAGVYGHQKPGRD from the coding sequence ATGATCGCTCTGGTATTGGCCCTTGTAACTCTCCTGCCAATGACCGCACTGGCGGAACCGGTGATTGACTCGCGTGCCGTGCAGGCGCAGTCGACCCGCACCGCTCCACTGACCATCGATGAAGTGCTAGCTCGCATCGAGTTGACGCATCCACTGCTGCAGGCGACCGGAGCCGAGCGAACGAAGGCTCGGGCGAAGATCCTGAAGGCGCTCGCGGCCTGGGAACCGACGTTCCATAACATTTTAGAGGCCGAACGGTATGAAACGTGGAATCTCACGACAGCTCCCGCCCCCGGCTTGTCCTGCGATCCAGCCAACCCCTTATGCGAGCCGCTCCAGCCGCAAAGGTTGATGGCGGGATTTAACGACAGCAAGATCGAGGTCGGGCATCCCTATGGCTTTAAGGTCCATGGCGGGATCCGCCAAGGCTTCGGGGATCGCGGCACGTTAATACTTTCTGCTATCCCGGACATGCAGGGGTTCGATAGGATGCAGCAGTTCATCTTCGGCGGGTCGATCCAACTGCTGCGCGGCCTCATGATCAACGAAGAGTATGCCGAGTTTCAGCAGGCCGAGCTCGCGGGGCCGCAGGCCGAAGTCAAGGTGGCGCAGAAACGGCAGGATCTCTATCTCGCCGGGGCCGTGCAGTACTGGGATTGGCAGGTCGCCGTCAAGCAGGCCGAGATTGTGAAGCGAGCCTTGGCCGTGGCCGAAGAACGCGCAGTCCAGGTCGAGGGGCTGGCCAAGGGCGGGAAGGTCGCGCCGCTCGATGTCATTGAGGTCAACCAAGAGGTGCAGAAGCGGCGCGAGGCCGCGATCGCCGCGCAACGGAAGGTGGAGTACGAGCAGTACAAACTGTCCCTCTTTCTCTGGGAGCAGAACGAGCCGGTGACGCCGCGGTCGGAATGGGCGCCGGAATTTCAGGGCGAAACGCCGCTCCCGACCAACGACGAAGTCGCGGCCTACAAAGTGGAGGCGAAGGAAGATCGGCCGGAAGTGCGGGACCTCTATATCGAAGCCAAGATGAACAATATCGATATCAAACTCGCCAAGAACAAACTGCTTCCAAAGTTGAACCTTGATGGGGGGCCGGCGGATGCCGCCACAGACTGGATTGTGGGAGTCGGCTACACGATGGGGATTCACTTCGAGGTGCCGTTATTCCAGCGGGAAGGGCGTGGGAAGGTCATGGGCGCGGAAGTGTTCCAGCAGCAATTGGCGTTGAAACAGCAGTATGCCGAGCAACAAGTCAATCTTGACGTGGACAACTGGCTCTCGGCGATCGTGCGGGCCAGGGATCGGGTGAAGGTGTCGACGGAAGCGCTGCGCTTGGCCAAGACGTTGGAGGAAGGGGAACGTAAGCGATTCAATATGGGCGCGACCACTGTCCTCTTTGTGAACCTCCGGGAGCGCAACGTCGTGGAGTCAGCCTACCAGCTGTATCGAGCGCAGGCCGACTACGCGGTGGCGCGTGGAGGCATGTTGTGGGCGAGAGGCGTGCTGGCAAAGCCCTGGCCGACGGAGTCTTTGGCGAAGTATGGGAATCCGATGACGGCGGCTGGTGTGTACGGGCATCAAAAACCGGGCCGCGATTAA
- a CDS encoding Transporter — translation MAALLFVILILLPVMTMAGPSTAPVIDHSAVTSQSTRTEPLTIDEVLARIELTHPLLQATGVERMQARAKILKALGAWEPKFNNFTEVDRYQNWNFLSVLHEHTVGYNDSKLNVGHPWGFEVHGGIRNGFGDRLFHNFSGVIPDVNLFYEQQQMIFGGKFKLLRGFMINDEYAELQKAELAGPQAEIAVAQKRQDLYLAGAVQYWDWQVAVKQAEIVKRALAVAEDRLVQVEGLAKGGKVAPLDVIEVNQEVQNRREAAIAAQRKVEYEQYNLALFLWEHGEPVTPRPEWAPEFQGETPLPTKEEVAGYKVEAKEDRPEVRNYYIEAKMNNIDLKLAKNYLLPKFNFEGGRMTTPGDWAVGVGYRMATQFAMPLFQREGRGKVLTAEAEQQQLVLSQLYAEQQVSVDVDNWLSAIVRARDRVKAASEALRLAKTLEEGERTRFNFGATTVLFVNLRERNVVESAYQLYRAQADYAVARGGMLWARGVLSKPWPTESLAKYGDPLTAAGRSGLPVAGRD, via the coding sequence ATGGCAGCTCTATTATTCGTCATTCTGATCTTGCTTCCCGTGATGACCATGGCGGGACCTAGTACGGCCCCTGTGATTGATCACAGCGCGGTCACGTCGCAGTCGACGCGCACCGAACCCCTGACCATCGATGAAGTCCTGGCCAGAATCGAGTTGACGCATCCATTGCTTCAGGCGACCGGGGTGGAGCGGATGCAGGCCCGGGCGAAAATTCTCAAGGCGCTCGGGGCCTGGGAGCCGAAGTTCAATAACTTTACCGAAGTCGATCGGTATCAAAATTGGAATTTCCTGTCCGTCTTGCATGAGCACACGGTGGGCTATAACGACAGCAAGCTCAATGTCGGGCATCCCTGGGGCTTCGAGGTCCATGGCGGGATCCGTAACGGCTTTGGGGATCGCCTCTTTCACAATTTTTCTGGCGTCATCCCTGATGTCAACCTCTTCTATGAACAGCAGCAAATGATCTTCGGCGGAAAGTTCAAGCTGCTGCGCGGCTTTATGATCAACGACGAGTACGCGGAGCTCCAGAAGGCCGAACTCGCAGGGCCGCAGGCGGAGATCGCGGTGGCGCAGAAACGGCAAGATCTCTATCTGGCCGGGGCGGTGCAGTACTGGGATTGGCAGGTTGCCGTCAAGCAGGCTGAAATTGTGAAGCGAGCCTTGGCCGTGGCCGAAGACCGGTTGGTTCAGGTCGAAGGGTTGGCGAAGGGCGGGAAGGTCGCGCCGCTCGATGTGATCGAGGTGAACCAAGAGGTGCAGAATCGGCGCGAGGCGGCGATCGCCGCGCAACGGAAGGTGGAGTATGAGCAGTACAATCTGGCCCTCTTTCTCTGGGAGCACGGTGAGCCGGTGACGCCGCGACCGGAATGGGCGCCGGAATTCCAGGGCGAAACACCGCTCCCGACCAAAGAGGAGGTTGCGGGCTACAAGGTAGAGGCGAAGGAAGACCGGCCGGAAGTGCGCAACTACTACATCGAAGCCAAGATGAACAACATTGATCTGAAACTGGCTAAGAACTACCTGCTCCCGAAGTTTAATTTTGAAGGGGGACGGATGACAACCCCTGGAGACTGGGCTGTGGGCGTGGGGTATCGGATGGCCACGCAGTTTGCGATGCCGCTGTTCCAGCGGGAAGGGCGGGGGAAGGTCCTGACGGCGGAGGCGGAGCAGCAACAATTGGTCTTGAGTCAGCTGTATGCCGAGCAACAGGTCAGTGTTGATGTGGACAACTGGCTCTCGGCGATCGTGCGGGCCCGGGACCGGGTGAAAGCCGCGTCGGAAGCGCTGCGATTGGCCAAGACACTGGAAGAGGGCGAACGGACCCGCTTCAATTTTGGCGCGACCACCGTGCTGTTTGTCAACCTTCGTGAGCGCAATGTGGTGGAGTCAGCGTACCAGCTGTATCGGGCGCAGGCCGACTACGCCGTGGCGCGTGGAGGGATGCTGTGGGCCAGGGGCGTGCTGTCGAAGCCCTGGCCGACGGAATCCTTGGCGAAGTACGGGGATCCGCTGACGGCGGCCGGTCGCTCGGGTCTACCCGTGGCTGGACGTGATTAA
- a CDS encoding putative Outer membrane efflux protein, whose protein sequence is MILLLLISLMMVPAIVAAEPQATASAPSAESVRTAPLTIEEVFARIELTHPLLRATGLERAQARAKVLKALGAWEPKVRNEVEVDRYVTYNLTNVCGIPNDFTAGYSDTMLKVAHPWGIEMFGGIRNGFGDRHTINSGTRCSLVAFPQDLQAFWPQQMLIVGGAFNLLRGFMVNDEYAEFQQAELAGPQAEVKVAQKRQDLYLAGAIQYWDWQVAVKQADVVKRALAVAEERYRMVEGRSKAGAVAPIDVVEAQEEVQRRREAAIAAQRKVEYEQYKLALFLWKDGEPVTPRPEWAPEFQGETPLPSEEDVAVFKVEAAEDRPEVRDLYIEARLNNIEVKLAKNGLLPKLTFSGGPAVGSLYWIGGFGYNMQLRFSMPLFNRGARGKVLHAEAEQTRLAYKQAYTERQVEIDVDNWLSAIVRARDRVKAATEGLRLAKTLEEGERARFNMGATSVLFVNLRERAVVEAAYELYRAQADYAVARGGMLWARGALSKPLAENILAKYGDPVAAAGISGRKLQGRD, encoded by the coding sequence TTGATCCTTCTATTGTTGATCTCGTTGATGATGGTGCCGGCGATCGTAGCGGCAGAACCCCAGGCCACGGCAAGTGCACCAAGCGCCGAATCTGTGCGGACCGCTCCCTTGACCATTGAAGAGGTGTTTGCCAGGATTGAATTGACCCATCCGCTGCTGCGGGCCACAGGATTAGAACGGGCGCAGGCTCGGGCGAAAGTCCTGAAAGCCTTGGGCGCGTGGGAGCCGAAGGTTCGGAACGAGGTCGAGGTCGACCGATATGTAACGTATAACCTGACGAACGTTTGCGGCATACCGAATGACTTTACGGCCGGCTATAGCGATACCATGCTCAAAGTGGCGCATCCCTGGGGCATCGAGATGTTCGGGGGTATTCGCAATGGTTTCGGTGATCGCCACACTATCAATTCAGGAACCCGCTGCAGTTTAGTAGCCTTTCCTCAAGACCTCCAGGCATTCTGGCCGCAGCAAATGTTGATCGTCGGCGGAGCGTTCAATCTCCTGCGGGGCTTCATGGTCAACGACGAGTATGCCGAGTTTCAACAGGCGGAGCTCGCCGGGCCGCAAGCCGAAGTGAAAGTGGCCCAGAAACGGCAAGATCTCTATCTCGCTGGGGCCATCCAGTATTGGGATTGGCAAGTCGCCGTCAAGCAAGCCGATGTGGTGAAGCGCGCGCTGGCCGTCGCGGAAGAACGTTATCGCATGGTGGAGGGGAGATCCAAAGCTGGTGCAGTTGCTCCGATCGATGTGGTCGAGGCCCAAGAAGAAGTTCAGCGCCGCCGGGAGGCAGCCATCGCCGCGCAACGGAAGGTGGAGTATGAGCAGTATAAGCTGGCCCTCTTTCTCTGGAAAGACGGCGAACCTGTGACACCTCGCCCTGAATGGGCTCCGGAATTTCAGGGGGAAACGCCGTTACCAAGCGAAGAGGACGTCGCGGTCTTTAAGGTGGAAGCCGCGGAGGATCGCCCGGAAGTGCGCGATCTCTACATTGAAGCCCGACTGAACAATATCGAAGTGAAACTGGCGAAGAATGGTCTGCTTCCAAAGCTGACCTTTTCAGGTGGGCCGGCGGTGGGCTCTCTCTATTGGATTGGCGGGTTCGGCTACAATATGCAACTTCGCTTCAGCATGCCGCTCTTCAATCGAGGCGCCCGCGGGAAGGTCCTTCACGCAGAGGCTGAGCAGACGCGGTTGGCGTATAAACAGGCCTACACCGAACGTCAGGTCGAGATTGACGTTGATAACTGGCTCTCGGCGATTGTTCGGGCCCGAGACCGAGTGAAAGCCGCCACAGAAGGGCTGCGCTTGGCCAAGACGCTGGAAGAAGGTGAACGGGCTCGATTCAATATGGGAGCGACGAGTGTGCTCTTTGTCAACCTGCGCGAGCGCGCTGTCGTTGAAGCGGCCTATGAACTCTACCGTGCCCAGGCCGACTATGCAGTGGCCCGAGGAGGAATGTTGTGGGCCAGAGGAGCGTTATCGAAGCCACTCGCGGAGAACATACTCGCCAAGTATGGTGATCCGGTGGCTGCGGCCGGGATCTCCGGTCGTAAGCTCCAAGGGCGTGATTAG
- a CDS encoding hypothetical protein (conserved membrane protein of unknown function) translates to MKEPQGNRYPGLFEALMKQLSVAMKAEKRIMYLIFSYALAVAFFSLIIPLTVQELVSTFSYAVQPVMIWTLTAVMLTVLLFVGLFKTFHFYAIDVIQRRVFARITVAMVEQLPRNRFKASQTHIANYFMETVFMQRALSTLLFDLINVVVGGTVGMLLLMVYHPYFLMFNLLLMAGFAITFFVLSRGALKTTLDMSHAKYDTFRWVQEVAQNSLQFKATDSRSYILQKTNDLVNHYVDARKARFRVLVRQYVGSVGGQAFAQAGALGMAAYLMSIGQLTLGQLVAVQAVVGALVINFDTLIKNMGFVYYFFTALTHLDTVFQQEQDYVSVESPVGMPKHLTQGVRVTCKGVSLIHGGASIFDGFNLDVAPGEKLGIYAKTTGAKTALARVLGGLETPTNGVVQYNGVDLRYMDPNGLNQVRSVMLDSQLTLVQGTIEENIVMGRSYVTYDDLNWALRFTELEEDIDALPRGVKSDVSSLGESLSPTHIVQILLARAILGHPQVLIFDGLIHALEPSLRERVLRRLCSKDEAWSVIFVSTDPNLTDHADRRIMLHHAHA, encoded by the coding sequence ATGAAAGAACCTCAGGGCAACCGTTATCCGGGCCTGTTTGAAGCGTTGATGAAGCAGCTATCCGTGGCTATGAAGGCTGAGAAAAGGATCATGTACTTGATCTTTTCCTATGCCTTGGCAGTCGCGTTCTTTTCCCTGATCATTCCCTTGACCGTACAGGAGTTGGTCAGCACCTTCTCCTATGCGGTTCAGCCGGTCATGATCTGGACATTGACTGCGGTCATGCTGACGGTGTTGTTGTTCGTCGGCCTGTTCAAGACGTTCCACTTTTACGCGATCGATGTCATACAACGTCGCGTCTTCGCCAGAATCACAGTGGCGATGGTTGAGCAGCTTCCTCGGAATCGATTCAAGGCCTCGCAAACCCACATTGCGAACTACTTCATGGAAACGGTCTTTATGCAACGGGCGTTGTCCACGCTGTTGTTCGATTTGATCAATGTGGTCGTGGGCGGGACTGTCGGTATGCTCTTGCTGATGGTGTACCATCCGTATTTTCTCATGTTCAACTTGCTCCTCATGGCGGGGTTTGCAATCACGTTCTTCGTGCTCTCTCGCGGCGCGCTGAAGACGACGCTCGACATGTCACACGCAAAGTACGATACCTTCCGATGGGTTCAGGAGGTTGCCCAGAATTCCTTGCAATTTAAAGCCACCGACAGCCGTTCGTATATCCTGCAGAAGACGAACGATCTCGTGAATCATTATGTGGACGCTCGAAAGGCACGGTTTCGTGTCCTCGTGCGTCAGTATGTCGGTTCTGTGGGTGGACAAGCGTTCGCACAGGCAGGCGCGCTTGGTATGGCAGCCTATCTCATGTCCATTGGTCAGTTGACCCTCGGTCAGTTAGTTGCTGTCCAAGCAGTGGTCGGTGCGCTGGTTATTAACTTTGACACGCTCATCAAGAACATGGGGTTCGTGTACTACTTCTTCACAGCCCTCACTCACCTTGATACGGTCTTTCAGCAAGAGCAGGATTATGTTTCGGTTGAATCACCGGTGGGAATGCCGAAGCACCTAACCCAGGGTGTTCGCGTTACCTGCAAAGGTGTCAGCCTAATTCACGGTGGAGCCTCCATCTTTGATGGTTTCAACTTGGATGTGGCGCCCGGAGAGAAGCTTGGTATCTATGCTAAAACTACGGGGGCCAAAACCGCGCTGGCCAGGGTCTTGGGAGGTCTCGAGACACCGACCAACGGAGTTGTCCAGTACAACGGCGTCGATCTACGGTACATGGATCCCAATGGTCTCAACCAAGTCCGTAGCGTCATGCTCGATTCTCAATTGACGTTGGTCCAGGGAACGATCGAAGAAAACATCGTCATGGGACGTTCCTATGTGACCTATGACGACCTCAACTGGGCCCTCCGTTTCACTGAACTGGAAGAGGATATCGATGCCTTGCCACGCGGGGTAAAGTCAGATGTTTCCTCACTTGGAGAATCTCTTTCACCGACGCATATCGTGCAAATCTTGTTGGCCCGCGCTATTCTGGGCCATCCGCAAGTGCTGATATTCGATGGGCTAATTCACGCGCTCGAGCCATCGTTGAGAGAAAGGGTGTTGCGTCGCCTATGCTCTAAAGACGAAGCATGGTCGGTGATTTTTGTCTCAACGGATCCAAACCTGACGGATCATGCAGATCGTCGTATTATGCTACACCATGCTCATGCATAA
- a CDS encoding putative Efflux transporter, membrane fusion protein, translating into MASLGGGLERSGERALVRKGVGLEAITMEQGSALSTLPCWEAVKLSGGMFTASRAILTILLVFLIILEFVPWTQTISAQGQVSAYTPYDRPQHIESRITGRVKAWHIFEGVKVKKGELVGELEDYDPTYMAPEILPLFEQRRDALEKTRQAALGRADQLTKRIGEMKKLVQAAVPSAEARVVEADNRVREAQQKVEAAKIDVDTAQLNVDRHRQLVRDGLVSQRELELTIQTEIGSKAALQAAQANLLAAEQSRSALNFGRDQITADVNQQLIDAMASRDNAVAEAAKATEQLAEMSYKQQGVQQRIEAAKLYAPMDGTVVKMARVGINETVKQGDDLVTISPLASDPAIEMVAEGLDAPLLSPGRKVKILFFGVPAIPLPAWPGLMAGTRSGVIKVVDQIDDGKGNYRFWVVPDPDDPQPWPEQAQVRQGTRVLGWVILNRVPLWYELWRRFNFFPPDYMEREPSIFEMFAPRSAGQGIK; encoded by the coding sequence ATGGCTAGCCTAGGTGGTGGTCTCGAAAGAAGTGGAGAACGTGCGCTCGTCAGGAAGGGTGTTGGTTTGGAAGCGATCACGATGGAACAGGGATCAGCCTTGTCAACGTTGCCATGCTGGGAGGCCGTGAAACTTTCCGGCGGGATGTTCACAGCATCGCGAGCCATCCTCACGATCCTTCTCGTGTTTTTGATCATTCTTGAGTTCGTGCCCTGGACACAGACGATCAGCGCACAGGGTCAAGTCTCGGCCTATACTCCCTATGATCGTCCGCAACACATCGAATCTCGGATTACAGGCCGAGTCAAGGCATGGCATATCTTTGAAGGTGTCAAGGTTAAGAAGGGGGAGCTCGTCGGTGAGCTCGAGGACTATGACCCAACCTATATGGCACCTGAGATCCTTCCGTTGTTTGAACAACGCCGAGATGCGTTAGAAAAAACTCGCCAAGCAGCGTTAGGAAGAGCCGATCAGCTCACCAAACGGATAGGCGAGATGAAGAAACTGGTCCAGGCCGCGGTCCCCTCGGCGGAAGCCCGGGTGGTCGAGGCCGATAACCGCGTGCGCGAGGCCCAGCAAAAGGTCGAAGCGGCCAAGATTGACGTCGATACAGCGCAACTCAACGTCGATCGACATCGGCAACTTGTGAGAGATGGACTTGTCTCACAACGAGAACTCGAATTGACGATCCAAACTGAAATCGGGAGCAAAGCAGCTCTGCAAGCAGCTCAGGCCAACCTTCTGGCGGCAGAACAGAGCAGATCGGCCCTGAACTTCGGTCGCGATCAGATTACGGCCGATGTGAATCAGCAACTCATCGATGCCATGGCGTCACGTGACAATGCGGTGGCTGAAGCTGCCAAGGCTACCGAACAGCTTGCAGAGATGTCCTACAAGCAACAAGGTGTCCAACAGCGTATTGAAGCGGCCAAACTCTATGCGCCCATGGATGGTACCGTCGTTAAAATGGCAAGAGTTGGAATTAACGAAACGGTCAAGCAAGGGGATGATCTGGTTACCATTTCACCCTTAGCAAGCGATCCGGCTATCGAAATGGTGGCCGAAGGGTTGGATGCTCCCCTTTTGAGTCCTGGACGGAAAGTCAAGATCCTGTTCTTCGGAGTGCCGGCTATTCCATTACCGGCCTGGCCAGGGCTCATGGCTGGTACTCGGTCGGGTGTGATCAAGGTGGTCGATCAGATCGACGATGGAAAAGGGAATTACCGATTCTGGGTCGTGCCTGACCCGGACGATCCTCAACCCTGGCCGGAGCAAGCTCAGGTGAGGCAAGGAACCAGAGTATTAGGGTGGGTTATCCTCAATCGTGTCCCACTCTGGTATGAGTTGTGGCGGCGTTTTAACTTCTTCCCGCCGGACTATATGGAGCGTGAACCAAGCATCTTTGAGATGTTTGCTCCAAGGTCAGCTGGACAAGGCATCAAGTAG
- a CDS encoding phosphoribosylaminoimidazole carboxylase, mutase subunit — protein MARIGRTLSGSPSKVRRKNKILMPVVGVLGGSKSDFPILEKAGVVLAQLGIPYEFLVVSAHRTPDRLFEYATNAPGRGIKVIIAGAGGAAHLPGMLAAKTHLPVIGVPIPTENLRGLDSLLSIVQMPKGIPVATVAIGGAENAALLAAQILAVSHADIAQRITSYRMAQTDSVLNSPEAKGIAEASRRR, from the coding sequence ATGGCGAGGATCGGAAGGACACTGAGCGGATCACCGAGTAAGGTCAGGCGAAAAAATAAGATTCTTATGCCGGTTGTCGGTGTGCTTGGAGGGAGCAAATCAGATTTTCCCATTTTAGAGAAGGCCGGGGTCGTCCTCGCTCAGCTCGGTATTCCATACGAATTCCTAGTCGTCTCTGCCCATCGAACGCCGGACCGTCTTTTCGAATACGCGACCAACGCTCCAGGTCGAGGGATCAAAGTCATCATTGCTGGGGCTGGAGGAGCGGCCCATCTCCCTGGCATGCTCGCAGCCAAGACGCACCTGCCGGTGATCGGAGTTCCCATTCCAACAGAAAACCTGCGTGGCCTCGATTCCTTACTCTCGATTGTGCAAATGCCAAAGGGTATTCCGGTAGCAACGGTCGCGATCGGTGGTGCCGAGAATGCGGCCCTTCTTGCGGCACAGATTCTTGCCGTCAGCCATGCGGACATAGCCCAACGAATTACGAGCTATCGCATGGCTCAAACAGACAGTGTCCTCAATTCACCTGAGGCAAAGGGGATCGCTGAGGCGAGCCGCCGACGGTGA
- a CDS encoding N5-carboxyaminoimidazole ribonucleotide synthase, whose product MITPILEPGSILGVLGGGQLGAMFATAARRMGYRVAVWDPDPDAPAHQLATHSYTTPFSDPISRERFASLVHAVTLEWENVPAELCGWLEERCRMTPSSAVLRTLQDRIEQKQFLSSRLLSVPSFAAVESVGQLNLAVDHLGLPVVCKTARSGYDGKGQWILRHRSDVKLVETLLEREESAQRWIVEQFIPFVRELSVLVVRDERGECRVYPVVENQHEQGILRDTLVPASVPPTVAKRAEALSTQAVAELQGVGVFCVELFQTEDGNLLINEIAPRPHNSGHYTLDVCTVSQFEQQVRVTCGLPLGEVRFLSPAVMVNIIGEEVRSVISAEACSALYSTSGAVLHLYGKPMIRPGRKMGHVTFTAPQKEMAIATAQQFIVTLRRPV is encoded by the coding sequence GTGATCACACCAATTCTTGAGCCCGGGTCAATTCTCGGCGTGCTGGGTGGTGGACAGTTGGGGGCAATGTTTGCCACGGCTGCACGCCGAATGGGCTATCGCGTGGCCGTCTGGGATCCAGATCCTGATGCTCCGGCTCATCAGCTAGCTACCCACTCGTACACAACGCCATTTTCCGATCCCATTAGTCGTGAACGGTTTGCGAGTCTTGTCCATGCTGTTACCCTGGAATGGGAGAACGTTCCGGCCGAGCTGTGCGGGTGGTTAGAAGAGCGTTGTAGGATGACGCCATCCAGCGCGGTTCTTCGCACGCTCCAAGATCGGATTGAACAGAAACAGTTTTTGTCGTCTCGACTACTCTCGGTCCCTTCATTTGCTGCCGTGGAATCTGTCGGCCAGCTGAATCTCGCAGTCGACCATCTTGGGCTACCCGTTGTGTGTAAAACGGCGAGGAGTGGTTACGACGGAAAAGGGCAGTGGATCCTTCGTCACCGCTCCGACGTGAAGTTGGTTGAAACGCTCCTTGAACGGGAAGAATCCGCCCAGCGGTGGATTGTTGAACAGTTCATTCCATTTGTCAGAGAACTTTCCGTTCTAGTAGTGCGCGATGAACGTGGGGAGTGCCGAGTCTATCCGGTTGTCGAAAATCAGCATGAGCAGGGGATCTTGCGTGACACACTGGTACCTGCATCTGTTCCTCCTACTGTAGCGAAACGGGCGGAAGCGCTTTCTACGCAAGCGGTAGCAGAATTACAGGGTGTCGGCGTGTTCTGTGTAGAGCTCTTCCAGACCGAAGACGGAAATCTTCTTATTAACGAGATCGCGCCACGTCCTCATAATTCGGGGCACTATACCTTGGATGTATGCACGGTCTCTCAATTCGAGCAGCAAGTACGAGTAACCTGTGGACTGCCTCTGGGAGAGGTCAGGTTCTTGAGCCCTGCGGTCATGGTGAATATTATCGGCGAGGAAGTCAGATCTGTAATATCTGCAGAGGCTTGCTCCGCGCTCTACTCGACATCAGGAGCGGTACTTCATCTGTACGGCAAACCGATGATTCGTCCAGGCAGAAAAATGGGTCACGTGACTTTCACAGCTCCACAAAAGGAGATGGCAATAGCGACGGCTCAGCAGTTCATCGTGACCCTGAGAAGGCCCGTCTAA